In one window of Lewinella sp. 4G2 DNA:
- a CDS encoding alpha/beta hydrolase: MRTGLIVLSMLFLNSLSAQTWMSLPTGENCPAMGQDEWVSDTLFGQMLSNVAEPALLHFAPIPRMQAKGAVVVIPGGGYWVQAWDYEGVDIARHLTGAGFHVFVLKHRLPGRVALPCKTHFALDDARNGMRLVRSLADSLGFGPDKIALMGFSAGGHLAGSASVHPLEGDGSANGLARHSSRPDASILVYPVLSMDPDKSGHSGSQDNLLGKQPDAELMAYYNIPTQVNATTPPALLVHAADDQGVPVHNSIRYVEALVQHGVPADLRIYAAGGHGFGSANDLVGPIHTWLEDAVAWLKNQGW, translated from the coding sequence ATGCGTACTGGTCTGATCGTTCTTTCAATGCTATTCTTGAATTCATTATCCGCCCAAACCTGGATGTCCCTACCCACTGGCGAAAATTGTCCGGCGATGGGCCAGGATGAATGGGTAAGCGACACCCTCTTCGGCCAGATGCTGAGCAACGTTGCGGAACCAGCGTTACTTCATTTCGCCCCGATTCCGCGAATGCAAGCGAAAGGAGCGGTCGTCGTCATCCCTGGCGGTGGGTACTGGGTACAGGCCTGGGATTACGAAGGGGTAGACATTGCCCGCCACTTAACTGGCGCCGGCTTTCACGTATTCGTCCTCAAGCACCGGTTGCCGGGTAGGGTAGCGCTCCCGTGCAAGACCCACTTTGCGTTGGATGATGCCCGAAATGGGATGCGGCTGGTCCGTTCCCTCGCTGATTCCTTAGGCTTTGGGCCGGATAAGATTGCGCTGATGGGTTTCTCGGCGGGTGGCCATCTGGCGGGGTCGGCGTCGGTACATCCGCTGGAAGGTGATGGTTCTGCGAATGGCTTGGCCCGACATTCCAGCCGGCCGGATGCCAGCATTTTGGTCTATCCGGTGCTGAGTATGGATCCTGATAAGTCAGGGCATAGTGGCAGTCAGGACAATCTGCTAGGCAAGCAGCCCGATGCTGAGTTGATGGCCTATTATAATATCCCCACCCAAGTCAACGCGACAACGCCGCCGGCGTTATTGGTCCACGCTGCTGATGATCAGGGGGTGCCGGTGCATAATTCCATCCGCTACGTGGAGGCGTTGGTCCAGCACGGCGTTCCGGCGGACCTGCGTATTTATGCTGCGGGCGGCCATGGTTTTGGGAGTGCGAATGATTTGGTGGGGCCGATCCATACTTGGTTGGAGGATGCCGTTGCTTGGCTAAAAAATCAAGGGTGGTAA
- a CDS encoding amidohydrolase gives MIEWRHHVHQNPELSNREFETGKYIAAHLKSLGMEVQENVAHTGVVGILKGDKPGGVIALRADIDALPVIEEVDLPWASTVKTTYLGKEVGVMHACGHDTHVAMLMGAAEVLTKRKADIEGTVVFMFQPAEEGAPQGEEGGAELMIKEGVLADNNVDVAFGIHINAQTPLGEVNYKPGGAMAASNTFEIKVKGKQAHGSRPWKSVDPVVAAAQIIMGLQTIVSRQTELTKEAAVITVGKIDGGVRSNIIPDEVTMIGTIRTLDEDMKADIFERIERTATNIAASSGATAEVKISKGYPVTFNDPAITRRLMPIVAATAGEDNINLIRAITGAEDFSFYAQQVPSLFIFLGGMDPAKDPRRSAATTRRPFK, from the coding sequence GTGATCGAATGGCGCCACCACGTGCACCAGAACCCGGAGCTGAGCAATCGGGAATTTGAGACGGGCAAGTACATCGCGGCTCACCTAAAAAGTTTGGGTATGGAGGTGCAGGAGAACGTAGCCCACACCGGCGTGGTAGGTATTTTGAAGGGGGACAAGCCCGGTGGGGTCATTGCCCTGCGCGCGGATATTGATGCCTTGCCGGTCATAGAGGAAGTGGACCTGCCGTGGGCGAGCACCGTCAAAACCACTTACCTGGGTAAGGAAGTCGGCGTAATGCACGCCTGCGGCCACGATACCCACGTCGCGATGCTGATGGGCGCCGCGGAAGTACTCACCAAACGCAAAGCTGATATCGAAGGCACCGTCGTATTTATGTTTCAACCTGCCGAAGAGGGCGCACCCCAAGGCGAAGAGGGGGGCGCCGAATTGATGATCAAAGAAGGGGTGCTCGCTGACAACAACGTCGACGTAGCCTTCGGCATCCACATCAACGCGCAGACGCCACTTGGGGAAGTCAATTATAAACCCGGCGGAGCGATGGCCGCGTCAAACACGTTCGAGATCAAGGTGAAGGGCAAACAAGCCCACGGCTCCCGGCCCTGGAAAAGCGTCGACCCCGTCGTGGCCGCCGCGCAGATCATCATGGGGTTGCAGACCATCGTCTCACGCCAAACGGAACTGACCAAAGAGGCCGCCGTCATCACCGTTGGTAAAATTGACGGGGGCGTTCGTTCCAACATCATCCCCGACGAAGTCACTATGATCGGTACCATCCGCACGCTCGACGAAGACATGAAAGCCGACATTTTTGAGCGTATCGAACGGACGGCCACCAATATCGCCGCGTCGAGCGGAGCAACCGCCGAAGTGAAGATCAGCAAGGGTTACCCGGTCACCTTTAACGACCCGGCCATCACCCGCCGCCTGATGCCCATCGTTGCGGCCACGGCCGGGGAAGATAACATCAACCTGATCCGCGCGATCACCGGCGCGGAAGACTTTTCCTTTTACGCCCAGCAAGTACCCAGCTTATTCATCTTCCTGGGTGGGATGGACCCGGCCAAAGACCCTCGGAGGTCGGCGGCAACCACACGCCGACCTTTCAAATAG
- a CDS encoding efflux RND transporter permease subunit: MLIAFVRFFLENKLVVWLLLLLFVGWGLATAPFDFDLPGLPRDPVAVDAIPDIGENQQIVFTKWMGQSPQDVEDQITYPLTSALLGIPGVKSVRSNSMFGFSSIYLIFEENVEFYWSRSRILEKLNSLPAGLLPENATPTLGPDATALGQVFWYTLEGRAADGTPVGGWDLDELRSIQDFYVRYGLSAAGGVSEVASIGGFVKEYQVDVDPDKMRVYGITLGQVMAAVKGSNLDVGAATLEINLAEYFVRGLGYLDNLDELEMAVVSERNNVPVYLRDVARVNVGPAARRGILDKSGAEAVGGVVVARYGANPLEVINNVKEKIAELAPGLPRRELEDGTVSQVTVVPFYDRSELIRETIGTLEEALTLEILITAIVVILLLFNLKSSLLVAGTLPVAVLMCFIAMRYFGVDANIVALSGIAIAIGTMVDMGIVLTESMIYRLNDPPPGESRLESIYEATIEVGSAVLTAVATTIISFLPVFTMEAAEGKLFRPLAFTKTFALVAAIVVALVIIPALAHTVLGWDRDSKRTKIVGNALLVVGGVLAWVFVAWWLGMVAILAGLLGATTAIWGAAAGAEMGMKERGLQTAVNVAVALVLAWLLAGYWLPLGVDQSQATNFLFVVVVAGSLLGFFWLIIHFYTVILGFLLRVKLLFLLVIAGLIFAGFQSYRSIGEEFMPALGEGAFLLMPTSMPHAGIEENRRNLRTLDMAVTTIPEVEMVVGKAGRVNSPLDPAPLSMYENMILYKSEYATDADGRRLRFKVDENGEFVRRDERSEQSRAVAKSRIENRRSPIANLVEDEHGQYYRQWRDHIKSPDDIWDEIIAAAQLPGVTSAPKLQPIETRLVMLQTGMRAPMGIKVRGPDLATIEAFGLELERELKNIEGVKDAAVFADRIVGKPYLLLDVRRDAIARYGLSVTDVQQQIMAAVGGMTMTTTVEGRERYAVRLRYPRELRDDPVSIKNILVPTRSGQIRLGELIDVRYEQGPQSIKSEDGFLVGYVLFDREEGYSEVEVVNNAQAYLEGLTDAGDLDIPAGVSYRFAGNYEQQVRANERLALVVPIALALIFLILYFQFKSVTTALMVFSGVFVAFSGGFLLLGGYANPDFLDLNFFGRNLRDLFQMRTINLSVAVWVGFLALFGIATDDGVLVATFLRDSFARNSPDDVKEIRAAVIEGGLRRVRPAMMTTATTLLALLPVLTATGRGADIMLPMAIPSFGGMALQVVTMFTVPVLWCLREEVILKLK, encoded by the coding sequence ATGCTTATCGCTTTCGTACGCTTTTTCCTAGAGAATAAGCTGGTGGTCTGGCTTTTACTCCTCCTCTTCGTCGGCTGGGGGCTGGCGACCGCACCGTTTGATTTTGACCTGCCCGGCCTGCCGCGCGATCCCGTCGCGGTTGACGCCATCCCCGATATTGGTGAGAACCAGCAGATCGTTTTCACCAAGTGGATGGGGCAGTCGCCGCAGGATGTAGAGGACCAGATCACCTACCCGCTCACCTCTGCTTTGCTGGGGATACCCGGGGTCAAGTCCGTGCGCTCTAACTCCATGTTCGGCTTTTCGAGCATCTATCTGATTTTCGAAGAGAACGTTGAGTTTTACTGGTCGCGCAGCCGAATACTGGAGAAGCTGAATTCCCTGCCGGCGGGGCTGCTGCCGGAAAACGCAACGCCTACCCTGGGACCGGACGCCACGGCGCTCGGTCAGGTATTCTGGTACACGCTCGAAGGGCGCGCGGCGGACGGTACACCGGTTGGTGGCTGGGACCTGGACGAGTTGCGGAGCATCCAGGATTTTTACGTCCGCTACGGCCTCAGTGCGGCCGGTGGCGTGAGTGAAGTGGCCAGCATCGGCGGTTTCGTCAAGGAATACCAGGTGGATGTGGACCCGGATAAGATGCGGGTGTACGGGATTACGCTCGGTCAGGTGATGGCGGCGGTGAAAGGTTCTAACCTGGACGTCGGCGCGGCTACGCTAGAGATCAACCTGGCGGAATATTTCGTGCGCGGGTTGGGGTACCTGGATAACCTCGACGAATTGGAGATGGCCGTGGTCAGCGAGCGGAACAACGTACCGGTGTACCTGCGCGACGTGGCGCGGGTGAACGTTGGGCCGGCCGCGCGGCGGGGCATTTTGGACAAGTCGGGCGCGGAGGCCGTCGGTGGGGTAGTGGTGGCGCGCTACGGGGCGAATCCGCTGGAGGTGATCAATAACGTGAAGGAAAAGATTGCGGAGTTGGCGCCGGGCTTACCGCGGCGAGAACTGGAGGACGGAACGGTAAGTCAGGTGACGGTTGTTCCGTTCTACGACCGTTCTGAACTGATCCGCGAGACCATCGGGACGCTGGAGGAAGCACTGACACTGGAGATCCTGATCACTGCGATCGTGGTCATTCTCTTGCTGTTCAATCTCAAATCTTCGCTACTGGTGGCGGGGACGTTGCCGGTAGCGGTGCTGATGTGCTTCATCGCGATGCGGTACTTCGGGGTGGACGCTAACATCGTGGCCCTGTCGGGCATCGCCATTGCGATCGGGACGATGGTGGATATGGGGATCGTACTGACGGAGAGCATGATCTACAGGCTGAATGATCCGCCGCCGGGAGAGAGCAGATTAGAAAGCATTTATGAGGCAACGATCGAAGTCGGTTCAGCGGTACTGACGGCGGTGGCGACGACCATTATTAGCTTCCTGCCGGTCTTCACGATGGAGGCCGCAGAGGGCAAGCTGTTCCGGCCGCTGGCGTTTACGAAGACGTTTGCGCTGGTGGCGGCGATCGTGGTGGCGCTTGTGATCATTCCGGCGCTGGCGCATACGGTTTTGGGGTGGGACCGGGATAGTAAGCGGACTAAGATTGTAGGTAATGCCCTGTTAGTCGTGGGGGGCGTTTTAGCCTGGGTATTCGTCGCTTGGTGGCTGGGTATGGTAGCGATCCTGGCGGGGCTACTCGGAGCAACGACGGCGATTTGGGGCGCGGCCGCAGGTGCGGAGATGGGGATGAAGGAGCGGGGTTTGCAGACGGCCGTCAACGTCGCCGTCGCTCTGGTTCTTGCCTGGCTGCTGGCGGGCTATTGGTTGCCGCTTGGGGTGGACCAGAGCCAGGCGACAAACTTCCTCTTCGTGGTGGTAGTCGCGGGTAGTTTGCTGGGTTTCTTCTGGCTCATCATCCACTTTTATACAGTGATCCTGGGCTTTCTGCTCCGGGTTAAACTGCTCTTCCTGCTGGTAATTGCCGGGCTGATCTTCGCCGGATTTCAGTCTTACCGCAGTATTGGTGAGGAATTCATGCCGGCACTAGGGGAGGGGGCCTTCCTGCTGATGCCGACCAGTATGCCCCACGCCGGCATCGAGGAGAACCGCCGAAATCTGCGCACTCTGGATATGGCGGTCACGACGATTCCCGAGGTGGAGATGGTGGTGGGTAAAGCGGGCCGGGTAAATAGCCCGCTGGACCCGGCCCCGCTATCGATGTACGAGAATATGATCTTGTATAAATCGGAGTACGCTACGGATGCGGATGGGCGGCGGCTGCGGTTTAAAGTCGACGAGAACGGCGAGTTCGTCCGACGTGACGAGCGCAGCGAGCAAAGCCGTGCGGTAGCCAAATCAAGAATCGAGAATCGCCGATCGCCAATCGCCAATCTCGTCGAAGACGAGCACGGTCAGTATTACAGACAATGGCGCGACCACATCAAATCCCCCGACGACATTTGGGACGAGATCATCGCGGCCGCCCAACTCCCCGGAGTTACCTCGGCACCGAAATTACAGCCCATCGAAACCCGGCTGGTGATGCTGCAAACGGGGATGCGGGCCCCAATGGGAATCAAGGTACGGGGGCCGGACCTGGCCACCATCGAAGCGTTCGGCCTGGAACTGGAGCGGGAGTTGAAGAATATCGAGGGGGTGAAAGACGCGGCGGTCTTTGCTGATCGTATTGTCGGGAAGCCTTACCTGCTGCTCGACGTGCGGCGGGACGCCATCGCTCGCTATGGTTTAAGTGTGACCGACGTTCAGCAACAGATCATGGCGGCCGTCGGCGGCATGACGATGACGACCACGGTGGAGGGGCGGGAGCGGTACGCCGTCCGCCTGCGCTACCCGCGGGAGTTACGCGACGATCCGGTATCGATTAAGAACATCTTGGTGCCGACCCGTAGCGGACAGATTCGGCTCGGTGAGCTGATCGATGTCCGCTATGAGCAGGGGCCGCAGTCGATCAAGTCCGAAGATGGTTTTTTGGTGGGTTATGTGCTCTTCGACCGCGAGGAAGGCTACTCTGAGGTAGAGGTCGTCAATAACGCTCAGGCATACCTCGAAGGGTTGACCGACGCCGGCGACCTGGACATCCCCGCCGGTGTCAGCTACCGCTTTGCCGGCAACTACGAACAGCAGGTGCGGGCCAACGAGCGGTTGGCCCTGGTTGTCCCCATCGCCCTGGCCCTCATCTTCCTGATCCTCTACTTCCAGTTCAAGTCCGTCACCACCGCATTGATGGTGTTCAGCGGGGTCTTCGTCGCCTTCTCCGGCGGTTTCCTCCTGCTGGGCGGTTACGCTAACCCGGACTTCCTGGACCTCAACTTCTTCGGCAGGAACCTGCGCGACCTTTTTCAGATGCGGACGATCAACCTGAGCGTGGCGGTCTGGGTCGGCTTCCTGGCACTGTTCGGCATTGCGACCGACGACGGGGTGCTGGTGGCTACGTTCCTGCGGGACAGTTTCGCACGGAACAGCCCGGATGACGTCAAGGAAATCCGCGCGGCCGTGATTGAAGGTGGTCTGCGGCGCGTCCGCCCGGCGATGATGACGACGGCGACAACGCTGCTGGCTTTGCTGCCCGTGCTGACGGCGACGGGGCGGGGAGCGGACATTATGCTACCGATGGCGATTCCGAGTTTCGGGGGGATGGCGCTGCAGGTGGTGACGATGTTTACGGTGCCGGTGCTTTGGTGCTTGCGGGAGGAGGTTATACTAAAACTGAAGTGA
- a CDS encoding TolC family protein, with protein sequence MAALLLTTFLCTCVRAQSLDSLKAELRQENPKLRALDLDYEAAMRVSGQLNQLPDLEIGAGVFVLPVETRTGPQQFRIGATQMLPWPGKLAAMASVADARARPLLQKAAALQLTLIYRLEKAYFSLAGLQDRRVVLEESLRLYESLEQLALARVESGKGSSVDVYRVQLQSQQTERQLAELRYLVRQEMVVINELLNRPADTQVSAELNVAERVAETLDFAPDLAADDPDLSQHPGLLIFRQQQAINELAIELTKLDQRPDFGVGVDYIAVGQRDDAEPAGNGRDVILPRAMVRIPLSKRKFTAKRQEEEVRIRALDARREATENEFRAAIRRALNAIDNAANELSFFGEQTRVLDATLAIARSEYANGQRAFDELLRLENQLIDLRTRAVMARTTILLQRAVIDRYLITN encoded by the coding sequence GTGGCGGCACTGCTGCTAACAACCTTCCTTTGCACCTGCGTCCGCGCCCAGAGTCTAGACAGCCTGAAGGCGGAACTGCGCCAGGAGAATCCCAAGTTGCGGGCACTGGACCTGGACTATGAGGCGGCAATGCGGGTTAGTGGTCAGTTGAACCAGTTGCCCGACCTGGAGATTGGCGCCGGCGTTTTTGTGCTGCCGGTAGAGACGCGGACTGGTCCGCAGCAGTTCCGGATCGGTGCGACGCAGATGCTGCCCTGGCCCGGTAAGCTGGCGGCGATGGCTAGCGTAGCCGATGCTCGCGCACGTCCGTTACTGCAGAAAGCGGCCGCGCTACAACTGACACTGATCTACCGGCTGGAAAAGGCCTACTTCAGCCTCGCCGGATTACAGGACCGGCGGGTGGTACTGGAAGAGAGTCTGCGATTGTACGAGAGCCTGGAACAACTCGCGCTGGCCCGGGTGGAGAGCGGCAAAGGAAGTTCCGTAGACGTATACCGGGTGCAGCTACAAAGCCAGCAAACGGAGCGGCAACTGGCCGAGCTGCGTTACTTGGTCCGACAGGAGATGGTCGTCATCAACGAACTGCTCAACCGCCCGGCGGATACCCAGGTGAGCGCTGAGCTAAACGTCGCCGAACGAGTAGCTGAAACCCTGGATTTTGCCCCTGATCTCGCCGCCGATGATCCCGATCTAAGTCAGCACCCGGGCCTGCTCATCTTTCGGCAGCAACAGGCCATTAACGAACTGGCGATTGAGCTGACGAAGCTGGACCAGCGGCCGGACTTTGGCGTAGGCGTCGACTACATCGCTGTAGGCCAGCGCGACGACGCGGAGCCGGCGGGTAACGGCCGCGACGTGATCCTGCCGCGGGCGATGGTCCGCATTCCCCTGAGCAAGCGAAAGTTTACCGCCAAGCGGCAGGAGGAGGAAGTCCGCATCCGCGCGCTGGATGCCCGGCGGGAGGCGACCGAGAATGAGTTTCGGGCCGCGATCCGGCGGGCGCTAAATGCCATTGACAACGCCGCAAACGAGTTGTCTTTCTTCGGCGAACAAACGCGGGTACTGGACGCCACGCTGGCGATTGCGCGCAGCGAATACGCCAACGGTCAGCGTGCTTTCGATGAGTTGTTGCGGCTGGAGAACCAGTTAATCGACCTGCGTACGCGGGCCGTAATGGCCCGAACCACTATTCTTTTACAACGTGCGGTCATCGACCGCTACCTAATCACGAACTGA
- a CDS encoding efflux RND transporter periplasmic adaptor subunit gives MKTRTILYLVGALALGLLAGYLLFDGKEMAEDDHAGHDHTTTSTDAGAQIWTCSMHPQIQQDGPGDCPLCGMDLIPLETGNSTGPAVLTMTEAAVAMARVRMVVVGSVSGDMGADAGAKEVGGAGLKLSGRLAPDARTAAVEVSEFGGRIERLFVSFAGEQVRAGQQIATVYSPDLVVAQEELLQARKFVDVNPELVAAARAKLLNLEVTEEQVAELESTGEVISNFPVYADRSGTILETKAEVGEYVKAGGALYTYTNLSNLWALFDAYEEDLARVSVGDRVSFSVNSRPGETYAARVTFIDPVLDPTTRTAAVRAEVSNRNGRLKPGMFVEGKILVGDRSADGSSASAVPADELVVPRSAVLWTGERSVVYVEVPDASVPTYEFREVTVGERVGDGYRITAGLAAGERVVFNGAFQIDASAQLNNKASMMNRDVLIQGREPEDATAMVIPNYRDETPEAFRKQLGKVVEAYLPLKDQMVATETADESLIATLREALANVNMSLVKDEAHMYWMQQLEAIGTHADTLLKKDDVAAQREQFGFLSQALINALTSFGVSGDYYVQHCPMAFDNVGANWLSDEEQVRNPYFGDLMMKCGYVKAEL, from the coding sequence ATGAAAACGCGAACGATACTTTACTTAGTTGGCGCGCTGGCGCTCGGTCTGCTGGCAGGATACTTACTCTTTGATGGAAAGGAAATGGCCGAAGATGATCACGCCGGGCACGACCATACTACAACGTCTACTGATGCCGGAGCGCAGATTTGGACCTGCTCGATGCATCCGCAAATTCAGCAGGACGGACCGGGCGACTGCCCGCTTTGCGGTATGGACCTTATCCCCTTGGAAACGGGTAATTCAACCGGTCCGGCGGTGCTGACGATGACGGAGGCGGCCGTGGCGATGGCGCGGGTCAGGATGGTGGTGGTGGGTAGTGTTTCAGGTGATATGGGCGCGGACGCAGGTGCTAAGGAAGTTGGAGGAGCGGGGTTGAAGCTAAGCGGAAGATTGGCCCCCGATGCCCGGACGGCGGCCGTTGAGGTATCGGAATTTGGCGGGCGGATCGAGCGTCTGTTCGTATCCTTTGCGGGAGAGCAGGTACGCGCCGGACAGCAGATCGCTACGGTGTATTCTCCTGACCTGGTCGTTGCTCAGGAGGAGCTGCTGCAGGCCAGAAAATTTGTTGACGTAAATCCGGAATTAGTGGCGGCGGCGCGAGCGAAGTTGCTCAACCTTGAAGTGACCGAAGAGCAGGTTGCCGAACTTGAAAGCACCGGTGAAGTCATCAGCAACTTCCCGGTGTACGCGGACCGTAGCGGGACGATCCTGGAAACCAAAGCTGAGGTAGGGGAGTACGTTAAAGCTGGAGGGGCGCTGTATACCTACACCAATCTGAGCAATCTCTGGGCGTTGTTTGACGCCTACGAGGAAGACCTGGCGCGCGTCAGCGTAGGGGACCGGGTGTCTTTTTCCGTGAATTCCCGGCCTGGAGAAACCTATGCTGCCCGCGTCACTTTCATTGATCCTGTGCTGGACCCGACGACGCGGACGGCGGCGGTGCGGGCCGAAGTCAGTAACCGAAATGGGCGGTTAAAGCCGGGGATGTTCGTGGAAGGGAAAATCCTCGTTGGAGACCGCTCGGCGGACGGGTCAAGCGCAAGCGCCGTCCCGGCCGATGAGCTGGTGGTGCCGCGCAGCGCGGTCCTTTGGACGGGGGAACGCTCGGTCGTCTACGTTGAAGTGCCGGATGCATCAGTGCCGACTTATGAGTTTCGGGAGGTTACGGTTGGTGAAAGGGTGGGGGACGGCTATAGGATCACGGCGGGCCTGGCTGCCGGTGAGCGGGTGGTCTTTAACGGTGCCTTCCAGATCGATGCCTCGGCCCAGTTGAACAATAAGGCGAGCATGATGAACCGGGACGTGCTGATTCAGGGTCGGGAGCCGGAGGATGCGACCGCTATGGTCATTCCGAATTACCGGGACGAGACACCGGAAGCCTTTCGGAAGCAGCTGGGGAAAGTGGTGGAAGCCTATCTGCCGCTGAAGGACCAGATGGTCGCCACGGAAACGGCGGACGAATCACTGATTGCCACGCTCCGTGAAGCCTTAGCGAACGTGAATATGTCGCTAGTTAAAGACGAAGCTCATATGTACTGGATGCAGCAACTGGAGGCGATCGGCACCCATGCCGACACCCTGCTGAAGAAGGACGACGTAGCGGCGCAGCGGGAGCAATTTGGTTTTTTATCCCAGGCACTAATTAATGCACTCACCTCCTTCGGGGTGAGCGGTGACTACTACGTGCAGCACTGCCCGATGGCTTTTGATAACGTCGGGGCGAATTGGCTGTCGGATGAGGAGCAGGTGCGTAACCCTTATTTCGGGGATTTGATGATGAAGTGCGGATACGTAAAGGCGGAGTTATGA
- a CDS encoding helix-turn-helix domain-containing protein yields the protein MSSKRETQEFYVRHMVCPRCVTSVRAIFEDAGYVVQRIELGYVAGVPPDDSSIPSAKLIEELHRVGFSLDRGGDGSISRLRGLIIDYTYKEVDQRPEKLSDHLVEQTGMSYSHISHVFSAGEGRTVEDFFRAHRLERAKRLLTTTDELISQIGYRLGYGTAAYFSADFRRSIGESPGAFRRRGNYRGMDLTKV from the coding sequence ATGAGTAGTAAGAGAGAAACACAAGAATTTTACGTGCGGCACATGGTGTGTCCGCGCTGCGTGACGAGTGTACGAGCAATCTTTGAGGATGCCGGTTATGTGGTGCAACGGATTGAGTTGGGCTATGTAGCGGGTGTTCCGCCGGATGACTCCTCTATCCCCTCCGCGAAATTGATTGAGGAACTGCACCGGGTAGGATTCTCGCTAGATAGAGGAGGCGATGGTTCGATTAGTCGGCTACGGGGACTGATCATTGATTACACTTATAAGGAAGTTGATCAGCGTCCGGAGAAATTATCCGATCACCTGGTGGAGCAAACGGGGATGAGCTATAGCCACATCAGTCACGTTTTCTCCGCCGGAGAGGGGCGGACCGTCGAAGACTTTTTTCGGGCACACCGGTTGGAGCGCGCCAAACGGTTACTGACGACGACCGATGAACTGATCAGTCAAATAGGTTACCGCCTGGGGTACGGTACGGCGGCCTATTTCAGCGCGGATTTTCGGCGATCGATCGGGGAGTCGCCGGGTGCCTTCCGACGACGTGGTAACTACCGAGGAATGGACCTGACTAAAGTGTAA
- a CDS encoding heavy-metal-associated domain-containing protein — MVTEYKVEGMTCGSCVNTVRKGLETVLGVQSADVQLDAPQVRLEVDRAVKLDELQAGIGHYRIAPVEKQPAASVPVSSPVSADLPPDPSVYTYRPLIMIIGFILLVTILAQWPLANFDGWLWMRHFMAGFFIVFAFFKLLNLRGFADSYAMYDVIAGRWRTWGFIYPFIELGLGIAYLINLTPMLTNVITIVVLGVSSIGVIQSNLNKRKIKCACLGDVFNLPMSTVTIVEDVGMVAMAALMLIF; from the coding sequence ATGGTTACGGAGTATAAGGTTGAAGGGATGACCTGCGGTAGTTGCGTAAACACTGTGCGTAAAGGTTTGGAAACCGTTTTGGGCGTCCAGTCGGCGGACGTTCAGCTGGATGCTCCGCAGGTAAGGCTTGAGGTAGATCGTGCCGTTAAGCTCGACGAATTACAGGCCGGCATCGGCCACTACCGTATTGCTCCGGTTGAAAAGCAGCCCGCAGCCTCAGTGCCTGTTTCTTCGCCGGTATCCGCCGATCTGCCACCTGATCCTTCCGTTTATACCTATCGGCCGCTCATCATGATTATCGGCTTCATTTTGCTGGTGACCATACTGGCGCAATGGCCGCTGGCGAATTTTGACGGCTGGCTATGGATGCGCCACTTTATGGCGGGGTTCTTTATCGTCTTCGCCTTCTTCAAACTGCTCAATTTGCGCGGATTCGCAGATAGCTATGCGATGTACGATGTCATAGCGGGCCGGTGGCGGACCTGGGGTTTTATCTACCCCTTCATCGAATTGGGTTTGGGTATCGCTTATCTCATCAACCTGACGCCGATGTTGACTAACGTAATAACCATCGTCGTGCTCGGGGTGAGTAGCATTGGCGTGATCCAGAGCAACCTCAATAAACGAAAGATTAAGTGCGCCTGCCTGGGCGATGTGTTCAACTTACCGATGAGTACCGTAACCATCGTGGAGGACGTCGGCATGGTGGCCATGGCCGCACTCATGCTGATATTCTAA
- a CDS encoding DUF3347 domain-containing protein has translation MQRLILFFPILFLVACGDGTNHQEVGIDPPSAVKAEKAATPDSFDATFADGMTGAVFQHYLKLRTALVNDDGGDAAAAAGNLAESLGEDYPELRTAATTIAATDDVAAQRVAFGAMTKELEPLLRQGITGGTIYKQHCPMAFDSAGADWFSDTKEIRNPYFGERMLTCGKVIATLE, from the coding sequence ATGCAACGTCTTATTCTGTTTTTCCCCATCCTATTCCTTGTCGCCTGCGGTGATGGTACCAACCACCAGGAAGTTGGCATTGACCCGCCGAGCGCCGTCAAAGCCGAAAAAGCTGCCACCCCGGATAGCTTCGACGCGACCTTCGCCGACGGGATGACCGGTGCCGTTTTTCAGCACTACCTCAAACTGCGTACTGCTCTGGTGAACGACGATGGGGGAGATGCCGCCGCGGCCGCAGGAAACCTGGCCGAATCCCTGGGCGAGGACTACCCCGAGTTGAGGACTGCCGCGACCACGATAGCCGCCACCGACGACGTTGCCGCTCAGCGGGTTGCCTTTGGTGCTATGACCAAGGAACTGGAGCCCCTGCTGCGACAGGGGATCACCGGTGGTACGATTTATAAGCAGCATTGTCCGATGGCTTTTGATAGTGCGGGAGCGGACTGGTTTAGTGACACTAAGGAAATCCGTAACCCTTACTTCGGAGAACGGATGCTCACTTGTGGCAAAGTCATCGCAACACTGGAATAA